The Pocillopora verrucosa isolate sample1 chromosome 2, ASM3666991v2, whole genome shotgun sequence genome has a segment encoding these proteins:
- the LOC131790675 gene encoding uncharacterized protein isoform X1 has translation MSGKGRKETRFSLKRKRRKHSVAMGKHHIMLSYQWNKQDLVEKVYHGLREHGIDAWMDTHGGVTGNINDSMAKGVDGAAVVCCFMSADYFGSKNCKKELNYADAQSRAIVPVMCEKGFKATGWLGVITAGLLWVDFREGTVFKNSLESLVKEIINSLESVPVDDIKLNPSEKPKAPVANAPKIEIKKKPGRAFQHKLTGKFLAESGQVKFHPASGNRSTLVMRDRAEDTSYWVEEKQPKSEIHFFKNYATNGYLGYDPNGDYIYTKGQHYGAEEWVLKADDKSTDGLRAVVLFANYGKKYLAIRNGKLTGVAQYSQDCVWILD, from the exons ATGTCAGGAAAAGGTCGAAAGGAGACAAGATTTTCTTTAAAACGAAAAAGGAG AAAACACTCAGTAGCCATGGGAAAGCACCACATAATGCTATCTTACCAGTGGAACAAACAGGATCTGGTGGAAAAAGTGTATCACGGCCTACGTGAACACGGGATAGATGCTTGGATGGATACTCACGGTGGAGTCACGGGGAACATTAATGACAG CATGGCCAAGGGAGTGGATGGAGCGGCCGTCGTCTGCTGTTTCATGTCAGCGGATTATTTC GGCTCAAAGAACTGCAAAAAGGAATTGAACTACGCAGACGCTCAATCAAGAGCCATTGTCCCTGTGATGTGCGAGAAAGGGTTTAAAGCGACAGGCTGGCTAGGTGTTATCACTGCTGGGCTTCTGTGGGTCGACTTTAG GGAGGGAACTGTATTCAAGAATTCACTCGAGTCCCTAGTTAAGGAGATAATTAACTCCCTGGAGTCTGTGCCCGTAGATGATATCAAGCTGAATCCCTCGGAGAAGCCTAAAGCACCTGTCGCGAATGCTCCAAAAATCgagataaaaaagaaacctgGACGAGCCTTCCAACACAAACTCACTGGAAAATTCTTGGCGGAGTCAG GCCAGGTGAAGTTTCACCCAGCAAGTGGCAACCGCAGCACTTTGGTTATGAGAGACCGAGCTGAGGATACAAGCTACTGGGTCGAGGAAAAGCAGCCCAAGTCAGAGattcatttcttcaaaaattacgCTACCAATGGATATCTAG GATATGACCCCAACGGCGATTACATCTACACCAAGGGCCAGCATTATGGAGCAGAGGAATGGGTTCTAAAGGCTGATGACAAATCCACAGACGGCCTCCGGGCGGTCGTGCTGTTTGCAAATTATGGCAAGAAGTACTTGGCAATCAGGAATGGGAAGCTCACTGGAGTAGCACAGTATTCTCAAGACTGTGTTTGGATTTTAGATTAA
- the LOC131790675 gene encoding uncharacterized protein isoform X2: MGKHHIMLSYQWNKQDLVEKVYHGLREHGIDAWMDTHGGVTGNINDSMAKGVDGAAVVCCFMSADYFGSKNCKKELNYADAQSRAIVPVMCEKGFKATGWLGVITAGLLWVDFREGTVFKNSLESLVKEIINSLESVPVDDIKLNPSEKPKAPVANAPKIEIKKKPGRAFQHKLTGKFLAESGQVKFHPASGNRSTLVMRDRAEDTSYWVEEKQPKSEIHFFKNYATNGYLGYDPNGDYIYTKGQHYGAEEWVLKADDKSTDGLRAVVLFANYGKKYLAIRNGKLTGVAQYSQDCVWILD, from the exons ATGGGAAAGCACCACATAATGCTATCTTACCAGTGGAACAAACAGGATCTGGTGGAAAAAGTGTATCACGGCCTACGTGAACACGGGATAGATGCTTGGATGGATACTCACGGTGGAGTCACGGGGAACATTAATGACAG CATGGCCAAGGGAGTGGATGGAGCGGCCGTCGTCTGCTGTTTCATGTCAGCGGATTATTTC GGCTCAAAGAACTGCAAAAAGGAATTGAACTACGCAGACGCTCAATCAAGAGCCATTGTCCCTGTGATGTGCGAGAAAGGGTTTAAAGCGACAGGCTGGCTAGGTGTTATCACTGCTGGGCTTCTGTGGGTCGACTTTAG GGAGGGAACTGTATTCAAGAATTCACTCGAGTCCCTAGTTAAGGAGATAATTAACTCCCTGGAGTCTGTGCCCGTAGATGATATCAAGCTGAATCCCTCGGAGAAGCCTAAAGCACCTGTCGCGAATGCTCCAAAAATCgagataaaaaagaaacctgGACGAGCCTTCCAACACAAACTCACTGGAAAATTCTTGGCGGAGTCAG GCCAGGTGAAGTTTCACCCAGCAAGTGGCAACCGCAGCACTTTGGTTATGAGAGACCGAGCTGAGGATACAAGCTACTGGGTCGAGGAAAAGCAGCCCAAGTCAGAGattcatttcttcaaaaattacgCTACCAATGGATATCTAG GATATGACCCCAACGGCGATTACATCTACACCAAGGGCCAGCATTATGGAGCAGAGGAATGGGTTCTAAAGGCTGATGACAAATCCACAGACGGCCTCCGGGCGGTCGTGCTGTTTGCAAATTATGGCAAGAAGTACTTGGCAATCAGGAATGGGAAGCTCACTGGAGTAGCACAGTATTCTCAAGACTGTGTTTGGATTTTAGATTAA
- the LOC131790704 gene encoding uncharacterized protein gives MLKRVRRRSSKHQLIEKPEDLSNSGKKDSPSNEEVLERIISELRTEVTTLKEQLEQEKKAGSDVKSLKTQQICTLTFKLANAVRQRELAEGELAKVKKEMEELKEVLGAQHEELKAEGEEGGNHGSGQQEESVLQECAVEETGEVNEQEKMAKDYTIVLSFPDKDERNRLNDCVDNGEVFPAFGEELKAEGEEGGNHGSGQQEESVPQECAVEETGEVNEQEKMAKDDTIVLSFPDKDERNRLNDCVDNGEVFPAFGEELKAEGEEGGNHGSGQQEESVPQECAVEETSEVNEQEKIAKDDTIVLSFPEKDERNGLDDFVENREVFSSFDNKCDKLLNDDSLHEDWPTEVHSQDIPCVIGLLSSSLALTDEDYTKGNLSIRDKSEDVRQVDASLQSSLSGPSDTNEESPRENGEELEKIREDVCQVQENAIKLSDTSYELVEDKQNATKQKNNTLETLSPCSVQKFPRIFSKIIEEDQISSPPTLPKATDYTEEKFGTLLTDNRATNQSPLSFFGEADEEPDVHLKDFLKKEGEENLTSGPGTVQEGTTLESFLKNEPVLKVFETGDYKSSDRISMISNTAENATENYIRKGSENEFFSQTVSQEVEDLKQQLKSAMQKIEELRIENKEMKKEIENLSSSTAEKAFLLKTTKFTDRLLRDMKEREAKVHVPQLRSSASDKIGLEREYGHTGLPAQSQVGLTGDIRRKTSIPLKIIGEKLKEITRSVENMAMDPESCEETSTDVCKSYFVDLKSPYRNYPFEMEEPLIRPSESKTFSAQSSPFYQDNPGQTQRGCYTSVQKLGEENLISPKTFQQQLIERDRGQGENALKLTDGLTHAPERCVYESPRRRWKLHVDAPDYVQRYVVRSSTHIANMRDLKPEEIAFYSKQTYK, from the exons ATGTTAAAACGAGTTAGGAGGCGATCGAGTAAACATCAG CTCATAGAAAAACCTGAAGATTTAAGTAATTCAGGGAAGAAAGACAGTCCATCGAACGAAGAGGTTTTAGAAAGAATTATCTCGGAGCTTCGAACTGAGGTGACAACTCTTAAGGAACAGCTggaacaagaaaagaaagccGGGAGTGATGTGAAGAGTTTGAAAACACAACAAATATGTACTCTTACATTTAAACTGGCAAATGCAGTGAGACAGAGAGAGTTAGCCGAAGGAGAACTAgctaaagtgaaaaaagaaatggaagagCTAAAAGAGGTGTTAGGAGCACAACATGAGGAACTGAAGGCTGAGGGTGAGGAAGGTGGGAATCATGGCAGCGGGCAGCAGGAGGAATCTGTCCTACAAGAGTGTGCTGTAGAAGAAACGGGCGAAGTAAACGAACAAGAAAAGATGGCTAAAGATTACACCATAGTTTTGTCTTTTCCTGACAAGGACGAAAGAAACCGACTGAATGATTGTGTGGACAATGGAGAGGTTTTTCCAGCTTTCGGCGAGGAACTGAAGGCTGAGGGAGAGGAAGGTGGGAATCATGGCAGCGGGCAGCAGGAGGAATCTGTCCCACAAGAGTGTGCTGTAGAAGAAACGGGCGAAGTAAACGAACAAGAAAAGATGGCTAAAGATGACACTATAGTTTTGTCTTTTCCTGACAAGGACGAAAGAAACCGACTGAATGATTGTGTGGACAATGGAGAGGTTTTTCCAGCTTTCGGCGAGGAACTGAAGGCTGAGGGAGAGGAAGGTGGGAATCATGGCAGCGGGCAGCAGGAGGAATCTGTCCCACAAGAGTGTGCTGTAGAAGAAACGAGCGAAGTAAACGAACAAGAAAAGATAGCTAAAGATGACACCATAGTTTTGTCTTTTCCTGAAAAGGACGAAAGAAACGGACTGGATGATTTTGTGGAGAATAGAGAGGTTTTTTCATCTTTCGACAACAAATGCGATAAGCTTTTAAACGATGACAGTTTGCATGAAGACTGGCCAACAGAAGTACACAGTCAAGACATTCCTTGTGTTATTGGTTTATTGAGTTCGTCATTAGCATTGACTGATGAGGACTATACAAAAGGGAACTTGTCCATTCGAGATAAAAGTGAAGATGTCCGCCAAGTTGATGCATCATTGCAGAGTTCGTTGTCCGGACCGTCTGATACAAATGAGGAAAGTCCTAGAGAAAACGGTGAAGAACTGGAGAAGATTCGGGAAGATGTTTGCCAAGTACAGGAAAACGCAATTAAATTGTCAGACACAAGCTATGAGTTGGTGGAGGATAAACAGAATGCTactaaacagaaaaataataCCTTAGAAACATTAAGCCCGTGTTCAGTACAAAAATTTCCGCGAATTTTCTCAAAGATTATCGAGGAAGATCAGATTTCATCCCCACCTACCCTTCCCAAGGCTACTGATTACACAGAGGAAAAGTTTGGAACGTTACTGACGGATAATAGAGCAACTAATCAGAGCCCTCTCTCGTTCTTTGGGGAGGCCGACGAAGAACCAGATGTTCACCTTAAGgactttttgaaaaaggaagGTGAAGAAAATTTGACAAGCGGGCCCGGAACAGTGCAAGAGGGAACAACTTTAGAGAGTTTTCTCAAGAACGAACCGGTTCTCAAAGTTTTTGAAACTGGTGATTACAAAAGTTCAGACAGGATTTCCATGATTTCCAATACTGCCGAAAATGCCACAGAAAATTACATCCGAAAGGGCAGCGAAAACGAGTTCTTCTCCCAAACTGTGAGCCAAGAGGTCGAGGATTTGAAGCAACAGTTAAAAAGTGCCATGCAAAAGATTGAAGAACTgagaattgaaaacaaagaaatgaaaaaagaaattgaaaacctATCCTCCTCAACAGCCGAGAAAGCATTCcttttgaaaacaacaaaatttacgGATCGATTATTGCGAgacatgaaagaaagagaagcaaAGGTGCATGTCCCTCAGCTTAGGTCATCTGCCTCAGACAAAATTGGATTGGAAAGGGAATATGGTCATACAGGACTCCCAGCGCAAAGTCAAGTTGGGTTAACAGGAGATATTCGAAGAAAGACGTCCATACCATTGAAGATCATCGgcgaaaaattgaaagaaatcaCAAGGTCAGTGGAAAATATGGCTATGGATCCAGAATCGTGCGAAGAAACCTCCACAGATGTCTGCAAGTCATATTTTGTGGATTTGAAGTCGCCATATCGAAACTATCCTTTTGAAATGGAGGAGCCTTTAATCAGACCATCAGAATCTAAAACATTTAGTGCACAAAGCTCACCATTTTATCAAGACAATCCAGGGCAAACGCAAAGGGGATGTTATACTTCTGTGCAGAAACTTGGGGAGGAGAATCTAATCTCTCCAAAAACATTTCAGCAACAGCTCATAGAGAGAGATCGTGGCCAGGGAGAAAACGCGCTCAAACTTACCGATGGACTCACGCATGCGCCGGAACGGTGTGTCTATGAAAGCCCCCGCCGCAGGTGGAAGCTTCATGTCGATGCTCCAGACTACGTTCAGCGGTACGTGGTCCGCTCTTCTACTCATATCGCTAACATGCGAGACCTAAAACCAGAAGAAATTGCTTTCTATTCAAAGCAAACTTATAAGTAA
- the LOC131790720 gene encoding uncharacterized protein: METFLTGAGNNDDLFSNQNGCSYSKLPRFVHGKKVNNNESFTSVEEDSSDILVSEGDGSGSEMDITEDYPSETRAITRKDSTFCVPLIRVEDWSFSESDMEDDLEDSLPPFSFVGTKEKSSTEFGKCRSRSRSI, translated from the exons ATGGAAACCTTCTTGACTGGAGCTGGTAACAACGACGACTTGTTTTCAAACCAGAATGGGTGCTCTTACTCTAAGCTTCCGCGTTTTGTTCATGGCAAAAAAGTGAATAACAATGAGAGCTTCACTTCGGTTGAGGAAGACAGTTCAGACATTCTGGTGTCGGAAGGGGACGGCAGTGGTTCCGAAATGGACATAACCGAGGATTATCCGAGCGAAACACGAGCGATTACGAGAAAAGATTCGACATTCTGTGTTCCATTGATTCGTGTCGAAGACTGGAGCTTTTCAGAAAGTGATATGGAAGATGACTTGGAAGACTCCTTGCCACCATTTAGCTTTGTCGGAACTAAGGAAAAG AGTTCTACAGAATTTGGAAAGTGTCGAAGCAGATCTCGCTCCATCTAA
- the LOC136279165 gene encoding uncharacterized protein isoform X1: protein MSDSDETVCEEIDDPATQSSFKLSPSIIAAKPRKYVLNESANLDVTTTRDAPSSPEFLPPDAKVQKLAIKDKTGSAKTRGCEELESSQASSTTKDKVAGEKLSSIKEHEDKIAELLVTLESDLARGTPLKESSIFAQVKQLMTTVKTQLAHFTRYQKQQRHQIASFTVESKTNQDGFSSQRTYKTKCKLLELAAQQKELLKLFQGHKNLFEKIQMLKEKAKTVAEHVLPAVEMHCKSYGAKNMQLEIKENSAVSSASMTMLASNINLSSDTVCTKTINCATSICLQPLTLSTASQFTTLEDQTQPCHVMTSCSPTNGRHVSTTTHTSVTCPLLQSSIQDTVLTGHQVHYVEGKQVYMLPQELDTSVAKSYSFIQPPQAHVTTARLSSNTKTSASATETRLTTANVSDAQSGTSCIWLSGIPMVSSLVSSVDTPVLSSSVSLQPMSYPSTSSTLQSSLMLSSENSSQVLKQATHAGQKTTPSQVSSMNSMTVSELQPRAWAKSSVNIPSQITSAVPSKLQAAKTTSTPLKGPSALLRRSSGLQRKGSFGSDLPDIKSLLSHNVIEAGMNVLSIQHEGRNFEASLRSNGLIESAGGETFRTPMAWMRAVTGSWNTIKQSHAYKMVHYKGKPLALFTIPSKEKDTCGNKEKQATMTRELLSSCQQKTSRKSGLMTSWDNVAKLLTDCQVMPINKDELIPSDSFLPIDFWEPTLEVDIPQSVLDGLEF, encoded by the exons ATGAGTGATAGCGACGAAACAGTGTGCGAGGAAATTGACGATCCAGCAACACAGAGCTCGTTTAAATTGTCACCTTCAATAATCGCTGCAAAACCAAG GAAATACGTATTGAATGAAAGTGCTAACCTTGATGTTACAACCACAAGGGATGCCCCTAGCTCCCCAGAGTTCCTCCCTCCAGATGCAAAAGTCCAGAAACTAGCAATCAAAGACAAGACAGGATCTGCAAAAACACGTGGTTGTGAAGAACTGGAGAGCTCTCAGGCTTCCTCGACAACCAAAGACAAAGTAGCAGGGGAAAAACTATCATCAATTAAGGAACACGAAGATAAAATTGCAGAGTTATTGGTTACACTCGAGTCAGACTTGGCAAGAG GAACTCCACTTAAAGAAAGTTCAATCTTTGCTCAAGTTAAACAACTGATGACTACAGTTAAGACTCAACTTGCTCACTTCACCCGAtaccaaaaacaacaaagacaTCAAATTGCAAGTTTTACTGTTGAGTCAAAGACCAACCAAGATGGCTTTTCATCACAGAGGACTTACAAAACTAAGTGTAAGCTGCTTGAACTTGCCGCGCAACAAAAGGAGTTGTTAAAACTATTCCAAGGTCATAAGaatctttttgagaaaatacaAATGCTGAAAGAAAAGGCCAAGACAGTTGCTGAGCATGTTTTACCAGCTGTAGAGATGCACTGTAAATCTTATGGAGCAAAGAACATGCAGttagaaattaaagaaaacagtgcTGTGTCAAGTGCATCAATGACTATGCTGGCATCAAatataaatttgtcatcagaCACAGTATGTACAAAAACCATTAATTGTGCCACCAGTATCTGTTTACAGCCCTTAACACTGTCTACTGCCTCACAGTTCACAACCTTGGAAGATCAAACGCAGCCTTGTCATGTGATGACAAGTTGTAGTCCTACAAATGGGAGACATGTTTCAACTACAACTCATACTTCAGTGACCTGTCCCTTACTCCAATCAAGCATTCAAGATACGGTCTTAACTGGTCATCAGGTACATTATGTAGAAGGAAAGCAAGTTTATATGCTACCTCAAGAACTCGATACAAGTGTTGCAAAGTCATATTCCTTCATACAACCACCTCAGGCACATGTTACCACAGCAAGGCTGTCTTCCAATACAAAGACCTCTGCATCAGCAACAGAAACAAGGCTCACCACAGCAAATGTTTCTGATGCACAATCAGGGACAAGCTGTATTTGGCTCAGTGGAATACCTATGGTGTCTTCCTTGGTGTCCAGTGTCGATACTCCTGTATTAAGTTCGTCTGTTTCGTTGCAACCAATGAGTTATCCAAGTACCAGTTCAACCTTGCAAAGCTCACTTATGCTTAGCAGTGAAAATAGTAGTCAAGTGCTTAAACAAGCAACCCATGCAGGCCAAAAAACCACTCCTTCCCAAGTGTCAAGTATGAACTCCATGACAGTATCGGAGCTTCAACCAAGAGCCTGGGCCAAATCATCAGTCAACATACCCTCCCAGATTACTTCTGCAGTACCAAGTAAATTACAAGCTGCTAAAACAACTTCTACTCCATTGAAAGGACCA TCAGCACTGTTGAGAAGGAGTTCAGGTTTACAAAGAAAAGGTTCATTTGGCTCAGACCTTCCTGACATAAAAAGCCTTCTTAGCCACAATGTTATTGAAGCAGGCATGAATGTCCTTTCAATACAACACGAG GGAAGGAATTTTGAGGCTTCTCTGAGGTCAAATGGCTTAATAGAGTCTGCAGGTGGAGAGACATTTCGCACTCCTATGGCTTGGATGAGGGCAGTGACAGGAAGTTGGAATACTATTAAGCAATCTCATGCATACAAGATG GTCCATTATAAAGGCAAACCTCTTGCATTATTCACAATACCATCCAAAGAAAAAG ACACTTGtgggaacaaagaaaaacaggcCACAATGACAAG GGAATTACTTTCCAGTTGTCAACAGAAGACAAGCAGAAAGAGTGGTCTAATGACCAGCTGGGACAATGTAGCTAAGCTTCTCACTGACTGCCAAGTAATGCCTATCAACAAAGATGAATTGATTCCCTCAGACAGCTTTTTACCCATAGACTTCTGGGAACCAACACTCGAGGTGGATATACCACAGTCTGTCCTGGATGGACTTGAATTTTGA
- the LOC136279165 gene encoding uncharacterized protein isoform X2 has protein sequence MSDSDETVCEEIDDPATQSSFKLSPSIIAAKPRKYVLNESANLDVTTTRDAPSSPEFLPPDAKVQKLAIKDKTGSAKTRGCEELESSQASSTTKDKVAGEKLSSIKEHEDKIAELLVTLESDLARGTPLKESSIFAQVKQLMTTVKTQLAHFTRYQKQQRHQIASFTVESKTNQDGFSSQRTYKTKCKLLELAAQQKELLKLFQGHKNLFEKIQMLKEKAKTVAEHVLPAVEMHCKSYGAKNMQLEIKENSAVSSASMTMLASNINLSSDTVCTKTINCATSICLQPLTLSTASQFTTLEDQTQPCHVMTSCSPTNGRHVSTTTHTSVTCPLLQSSIQDTVLTGHQVHYVEGKQVYMLPQELDTSVAKSYSFIQPPQAHVTTARLSSNTKTSASATETRLTTANVSDAQSGTSCIWLSGIPMVSSLVSSVDTPVLSSSVSLQPMSYPSTSSTLQSSLMLSSENSSQVLKQATHAGQKTTPSQVSSMNSMTVSELQPRAWAKSSVNIPSQITSAVPSKLQAAKTTSTPLKGPGRNFEASLRSNGLIESAGGETFRTPMAWMRAVTGSWNTIKQSHAYKMVHYKGKPLALFTIPSKEKDTCGNKEKQATMTRELLSSCQQKTSRKSGLMTSWDNVAKLLTDCQVMPINKDELIPSDSFLPIDFWEPTLEVDIPQSVLDGLEF, from the exons ATGAGTGATAGCGACGAAACAGTGTGCGAGGAAATTGACGATCCAGCAACACAGAGCTCGTTTAAATTGTCACCTTCAATAATCGCTGCAAAACCAAG GAAATACGTATTGAATGAAAGTGCTAACCTTGATGTTACAACCACAAGGGATGCCCCTAGCTCCCCAGAGTTCCTCCCTCCAGATGCAAAAGTCCAGAAACTAGCAATCAAAGACAAGACAGGATCTGCAAAAACACGTGGTTGTGAAGAACTGGAGAGCTCTCAGGCTTCCTCGACAACCAAAGACAAAGTAGCAGGGGAAAAACTATCATCAATTAAGGAACACGAAGATAAAATTGCAGAGTTATTGGTTACACTCGAGTCAGACTTGGCAAGAG GAACTCCACTTAAAGAAAGTTCAATCTTTGCTCAAGTTAAACAACTGATGACTACAGTTAAGACTCAACTTGCTCACTTCACCCGAtaccaaaaacaacaaagacaTCAAATTGCAAGTTTTACTGTTGAGTCAAAGACCAACCAAGATGGCTTTTCATCACAGAGGACTTACAAAACTAAGTGTAAGCTGCTTGAACTTGCCGCGCAACAAAAGGAGTTGTTAAAACTATTCCAAGGTCATAAGaatctttttgagaaaatacaAATGCTGAAAGAAAAGGCCAAGACAGTTGCTGAGCATGTTTTACCAGCTGTAGAGATGCACTGTAAATCTTATGGAGCAAAGAACATGCAGttagaaattaaagaaaacagtgcTGTGTCAAGTGCATCAATGACTATGCTGGCATCAAatataaatttgtcatcagaCACAGTATGTACAAAAACCATTAATTGTGCCACCAGTATCTGTTTACAGCCCTTAACACTGTCTACTGCCTCACAGTTCACAACCTTGGAAGATCAAACGCAGCCTTGTCATGTGATGACAAGTTGTAGTCCTACAAATGGGAGACATGTTTCAACTACAACTCATACTTCAGTGACCTGTCCCTTACTCCAATCAAGCATTCAAGATACGGTCTTAACTGGTCATCAGGTACATTATGTAGAAGGAAAGCAAGTTTATATGCTACCTCAAGAACTCGATACAAGTGTTGCAAAGTCATATTCCTTCATACAACCACCTCAGGCACATGTTACCACAGCAAGGCTGTCTTCCAATACAAAGACCTCTGCATCAGCAACAGAAACAAGGCTCACCACAGCAAATGTTTCTGATGCACAATCAGGGACAAGCTGTATTTGGCTCAGTGGAATACCTATGGTGTCTTCCTTGGTGTCCAGTGTCGATACTCCTGTATTAAGTTCGTCTGTTTCGTTGCAACCAATGAGTTATCCAAGTACCAGTTCAACCTTGCAAAGCTCACTTATGCTTAGCAGTGAAAATAGTAGTCAAGTGCTTAAACAAGCAACCCATGCAGGCCAAAAAACCACTCCTTCCCAAGTGTCAAGTATGAACTCCATGACAGTATCGGAGCTTCAACCAAGAGCCTGGGCCAAATCATCAGTCAACATACCCTCCCAGATTACTTCTGCAGTACCAAGTAAATTACAAGCTGCTAAAACAACTTCTACTCCATTGAAAGGACCA GGAAGGAATTTTGAGGCTTCTCTGAGGTCAAATGGCTTAATAGAGTCTGCAGGTGGAGAGACATTTCGCACTCCTATGGCTTGGATGAGGGCAGTGACAGGAAGTTGGAATACTATTAAGCAATCTCATGCATACAAGATG GTCCATTATAAAGGCAAACCTCTTGCATTATTCACAATACCATCCAAAGAAAAAG ACACTTGtgggaacaaagaaaaacaggcCACAATGACAAG GGAATTACTTTCCAGTTGTCAACAGAAGACAAGCAGAAAGAGTGGTCTAATGACCAGCTGGGACAATGTAGCTAAGCTTCTCACTGACTGCCAAGTAATGCCTATCAACAAAGATGAATTGATTCCCTCAGACAGCTTTTTACCCATAGACTTCTGGGAACCAACACTCGAGGTGGATATACCACAGTCTGTCCTGGATGGACTTGAATTTTGA